In Neosynechococcus sphagnicola sy1, the genomic stretch CAGGGAGCCTCCCTCCCCTACTATTTGCGGTTGGTGGCATCCCTTCAGGAGCACTTCCCCCAACTCCATCTCCATGCCTTCTCTCCCCAGGAGATTCAATTCATTGCCCGGGAAGATGGGCTGACCTATGGAGCGGTGATTGCAGCCTTACAAGCTGCGGGGGTCGGCTCCATGCCGGGAACGGCGGCGGAGGTGCTAGATGATCGAGTGCGGCAAATTCTCTGTCCTGAAAAAATCAGTACGGCCACCTGGATCGAAATTGTCCAAACGGCTCACCAACTGGGCTTACCGACCACCAGTACCCTGCTCTCTGGGCATATCGAAACCCCAGAACAACAGATTCACCACCTGACTCTACTGCGATCGCTGCAGCAACACGCACAGGCACAGGGATATCGTGGGATGACAGAATTTATTCTCCTCCCCTTTGTAGGTCAAGCGGCACCGAAGCCGCTGCGCCGTCGAGTCGGGCGAGATCAACCCGTGCTGGCGGATGCCTTGTTATTAATGGCGGTGGCTCGAATCTTTCTGGGGCGTTGGATTCCCCATCATCAACCCAGTTGGGTCAAACTGGGGCTGGCTGGAGCCACTGAAGCCCTCACCTGGGGGTGTGACGACATCGGTGGTACGCTC encodes the following:
- the cofH gene encoding 7,8-didemethyl-8-hydroxy-5-deazariboflavin synthase subunit CofH gives rise to the protein MNSLSFILRRVLAGYDLSPDAGVVLLQQTDVGAISDIRETADALRRQQVGETVTYVVNRNLNFTNICEQHCGFCAFRRDENEAGAFWLDQTQILEKAADAVKRGATEICMQGGLNPGAKLQGASLPYYLRLVASLQEHFPQLHLHAFSPQEIQFIAREDGLTYGAVIAALQAAGVGSMPGTAAEVLDDRVRQILCPEKISTATWIEIVQTAHQLGLPTTSTLLSGHIETPEQQIHHLTLLRSLQQHAQAQGYRGMTEFILLPFVGQAAPKPLRRRVGRDQPVLADALLLMAVARIFLGRWIPHHQPSWVKLGLAGATEALTWGCDDIGGTLMEEHITTMAGALGGTSLEPATLQTAIHSLGRPAQQRDTLYQPIGEPQLPPMVALPL